A portion of the Halalkalicoccus tibetensis genome contains these proteins:
- a CDS encoding DUF5828 family protein yields the protein MEESVSGFEVTGTWGDIVEHGERITAALEATDADSEEFEAWDEWRPKADDRLDDEISRRTSEQASVDEGRGERVGRTAEEDLRAAGEKLSESYERMGEEGDAQEAVHDSVDHATRAADTAGRKVLRAVEDTVYQGAMTEVAPYYFDGELVSANVAEVSRFGGSDEFVLEVDINDDELKEEISELLAEYDDEIDRWHIETDPKTANSAAAEGIGSRNPTP from the coding sequence ATGGAGGAAAGCGTGTCAGGATTCGAAGTCACGGGAACCTGGGGCGACATCGTCGAGCACGGCGAACGAATCACCGCGGCGCTCGAAGCGACCGATGCGGACAGCGAGGAGTTCGAGGCGTGGGACGAATGGCGTCCCAAGGCGGACGATCGGCTCGACGACGAGATAAGCCGACGGACGTCCGAGCAGGCGAGCGTCGACGAGGGACGCGGCGAGCGGGTCGGGCGGACCGCCGAGGAGGACCTCCGGGCGGCAGGCGAGAAGCTGAGTGAGTCGTACGAACGGATGGGCGAAGAGGGGGACGCCCAGGAGGCGGTCCACGACTCGGTCGACCACGCGACGCGGGCCGCGGACACCGCCGGCCGGAAGGTCCTTCGGGCGGTCGAGGACACGGTCTACCAAGGGGCGATGACGGAGGTCGCGCCGTACTACTTCGACGGCGAGCTCGTCAGCGCGAACGTCGCCGAGGTGAGCCGATTCGGGGGGAGCGACGAGTTCGTCCTCGAGGTGGACATCAACGACGACGAGCTGAAGGAGGAGATCAGCGAGCTGCTCGCCGAGTACGACGACGAGATCGACCGCTGGCACATCGAGACGGACCCGAAAACGGCGAACTCCGC
- a CDS encoding tyrosine-type recombinase/integrase: MNADGSGAEDPVAYFLQDIEYQGKTERTRSAYERVLRDFESFIETEYPHADTLSAVSHRGCMAWIHGQRGEVAESTLATYASYLHRFYAYMTQVGEFEENPMALVVEQMDESIDVDPTRREIGIEEMQAFVAGIGHPLSRAMIVALLKTGMRAGELCNLDLRDVHLTTDAIEIGVDPRPQLHGKPDSIYVSPEPARGTVVNGEERTASNKRRRPTVIPVDDELRETLVRWLAVRPDPRSSAEPFFCSTAGQWGERVTPQTVHHTVERHARDRGWYRTGGGASENVTPHYFRHFFTTYLRGQTGERGIVKYLRGDVADDVIDTYTHNWGDRVRETYEANIYRLL, encoded by the coding sequence ATGAACGCCGACGGTTCGGGGGCCGAGGACCCGGTCGCGTACTTCCTCCAGGACATCGAGTATCAGGGCAAGACCGAACGTACGCGATCGGCCTACGAGCGCGTGTTGCGGGACTTCGAGTCGTTCATCGAGACCGAGTATCCGCATGCGGACACCCTTTCGGCGGTCTCACACCGGGGGTGTATGGCCTGGATCCACGGCCAGCGCGGCGAGGTCGCAGAGAGCACCCTCGCGACCTACGCGTCGTACCTCCACCGCTTTTACGCCTACATGACCCAGGTCGGCGAGTTCGAGGAGAACCCGATGGCGCTCGTCGTCGAGCAGATGGACGAGTCCATCGACGTCGATCCGACGCGTCGAGAGATCGGCATCGAGGAGATGCAGGCGTTCGTCGCCGGGATCGGCCACCCGCTCTCGCGGGCGATGATCGTCGCCCTTCTGAAGACCGGAATGCGCGCCGGCGAGCTGTGCAACCTCGACCTCCGTGACGTCCATCTCACGACCGACGCGATCGAGATCGGGGTCGACCCCCGGCCACAGCTCCACGGCAAGCCCGATTCGATCTACGTCTCGCCCGAGCCCGCCCGCGGAACGGTCGTCAACGGCGAGGAACGCACCGCTTCGAACAAGCGCCGTCGTCCGACGGTGATCCCCGTCGACGACGAGCTCCGCGAGACCCTGGTCCGATGGCTCGCGGTCCGCCCCGATCCTCGCTCGTCCGCCGAGCCGTTCTTCTGTAGCACGGCGGGTCAGTGGGGCGAACGGGTCACGCCCCAGACGGTCCACCACACCGTCGAGCGTCACGCCCGTGATCGGGGCTGGTACCGGACCGGCGGGGGCGCAAGCGAGAACGTCACGCCACACTACTTCCGACACTTCTTCACGACCTACCTCCGAGGACAGACCGGGGAGCGCGGGATCGTCAAGTACCTCCGCGGCGACGTCGCCGACGACGTCATCGACACCTACACTCACAACTGGGGCGACCGCGTGCGCGAGACCTACGAGGCGAACATCTATCGCCTCCTGTAG
- a CDS encoding DUF5805 domain-containing protein, producing MADGDDTERTLVKTHVPAYQKRIWVDHAEELEMSQSEFLRTMVQAGRKGFEPAEGPDTETGTSKPGAGEDGADLESRVESALAGSGPLSWDQLVETLTDNLEDRLDEALQSLQEENRVRYSGRDGGYTLAEQS from the coding sequence ATGGCGGACGGAGACGACACCGAACGGACGCTCGTGAAGACACACGTCCCCGCGTACCAGAAACGCATCTGGGTCGACCACGCCGAGGAGCTCGAGATGAGCCAGAGCGAGTTCCTCCGGACGATGGTCCAAGCGGGTCGCAAGGGCTTCGAACCGGCGGAGGGTCCGGACACCGAGACCGGAACCTCGAAACCCGGTGCGGGAGAGGACGGCGCCGATCTCGAGTCCCGGGTGGAATCGGCCCTAGCTGGCTCGGGTCCGCTCTCGTGGGATCAGCTCGTGGAGACACTGACCGACAACCTCGAGGACCGTCTGGACGAGGCGCTCCAGTCCCTTCAGGAGGAGAACCGCGTCCGTTACAGCGGCCGGGACGGAGGCTACACGCTGGCCGAACAGTCATGA